One stretch of Xiphophorus hellerii strain 12219 chromosome 21, Xiphophorus_hellerii-4.1, whole genome shotgun sequence DNA includes these proteins:
- the trpa1b gene encoding transient receptor potential cation channel subfamily A member 1b, producing the protein MNFSRDVARQTSCYTYVIEDEDSALASLNAVELAEKGDLTLLENLVRKSPEVLSEKDECGASPLHHAAAGGHVSLIQFITSVIDPQELNSCDDQGNVPLHWAVERNKAESCRALMDLGANPNILNNALLSPLHLAVSLGHNSLLGVLLSYSVTDCNLQGDLDNTPLILACSLNNCEALSILLKHGAMLCTQNKLGHFAMHAAAFAGAKKAMEVILKAGEEHGHNAVSHINYLDKSRSSPLHLAVRGGNFDAIRLCIATGAKIDQQQNDRCTPLHLACTQGAIEVVKLMLSTVDQVEDVINLTDGACQTPLHRATIFDHAELAEHLISLGSDLNNTDCKGNTPLLLATSCGAWKTVALLLSKGANVNLKDKRGCNFLHLAILQPKGLKNLPEEVLQHNSVKALLNCEDNEGCTPLHYACRLGIHDSVKNMLGLSGQVGLACKSKDKKSALHFAAQYGRINTCHRLLESITDSRLLNEGDERGLTPLHLASKAGHTKVVQLLLRKGALFHSDYKGWSCLHHAASEGYTQTMDILLSANPKLLDKTDEDGNTALHIAARSGHVAAVRMMLVRGAEIVLNKNDTSFLHEALQNGRKEVANAVIDSERIEEALQQFAPGSTQRCPILDMIEFLPECYKHLLDRCMRESDDDHNSPEYHIEYDFRWLQAPISQTLSEQGYAPKPLAAVNAMVQYNRIELLNHPVCKKYLGMKWVAYGSKAHVLNMFLYLLGLLPLTNLIVTLRPSVNTTEAGELDIIMVPTSFTEQSMFLSFCMVMVLIANIYSIGKEVVQITQQRWSYFRDGSNQIDWMSAICSLLFVIPLMVNAEGSWHWQAGAIAVLNSWIGFLLYLQRFEGVGIYVVMFGEIMRTLLRIVMLFVYLMLAFSLAFHALMLNQKEFNSVPLSVIQTFVMMVGELNYQNNFLDAYLNNELPFGFLTYAIFVNFVLLMPILLVNLMIGLAVGDIAEVQRNASLKRIAMQIDLHTSLEDKLPYWFMKRVDKPSVTIYPNRKCSKHFLKQIISGEDERSEVWTRLQSKTQSCTFVENELKRQKTRMKEMSGMLEKQHCLLKLIIQKMEISSEAEESDGPVTAKGSMWPSLAHGKARGRSTSRWVPLIKAIEAKRK; encoded by the exons ATGAACTTCAGCAGAGATGTGGCACGCCAGACCAGTTGTTACACGTACGTCATAGAGGATGAAGATTCAGCCCTGGCAAGTCTAAATGCAGTTGAG TTGGCAGAGAAGGGGGACCTGACGCTTCTGGAGAACCTGGTGAGGAAGAGCCCAGAGGTCCTCAGTGAGAAAGATGAATGTGGAGCTAGTCCCCTCCATCATGCTGCTGCAGGGGGCCACGTCTCCCTCATTCAATTTATTACCTCTGTCATAGATCCACAAG AACTAAACAGCTGTGATGACCAGGGCAATGTCCCTCTGCACTGGGCCGTGGAGAGGAACAAAGCAGAGAGCTGCAGGGCCCTTATGGACCTGGGAGCCAACCCCAACATCCTCAACAATGCTCTCCTGTCCCCCCTGCACCTGGCGGTCAGCCTCGGACACAACAGCCTGCTGGGG GTGCTTTTGTCCTACAGTGTGACAGACTGCAACCTTCAAGGAGACCTTGATAACACCCCACTAATACTGGCCTGCTCTCTCAACAACTGTGAAGCTTTGAGCATACTG CTAAAGCACGGGGCCATGCTCTGCACCCAGAACAAGCTAGGCCATTTTGCCATGCATGCTGCTGCCTTCGCGGGAGCAAAGAAAGCCATGGAAGTCATTCTGAAGGCTG GAGAAGAGCATGGCCACAATGCAGTGTCCCACATCAACTACCTAGACAAGTCCAGGAGCAGCCCTCTCCATCTGGCTGTGCGTGGAGGGAATTTCGATGCCATCCGTCTCTGCATTGCCACTGGGGCCAAAATAGACCAGCAACAG AATGATCGCTGCACGCCTCTTCATTTGGCCTGCACTCAGGGTGCTATAGAGGTAGTGAAACTGATGCTGTCCACTGTGGACCAAGTGGAAGATGTTATCAACCTGACTGATGGGGCTTGCCAGACCCCTCTGCATAG GGCTACAATATTTGACCATGCGGAGCTGGCGGAGCATCTAATTTCTTTG GGTTCTGACCTGAACAACACTGACTGTAAAGGAAACACTCCTTTGTTGTTGGCAACCAGCTGTGGAGCATGGAAAACTGTAGCTCTGCTGCTGTCCAAAG GGGCCAATGTGAATTTGAAAGACAAACGTGGCTGTAACTTTCTTCACCTGGCCATCCTGCAGCCTAAGGGTCTGAAAAACCTCCCAGAAGAAGTGCTACAG CATAACAGCGTGAAAGCTTTGTTGAACTGTGAAGATAACGAGGGCTGCACGCCACTGCACTATGCCTGCAGACTGGGCATCCATGACTCAGTGAAGAACATGCTGGGCCTCTCAGGGCAAGTTGGCCTTGCATGCAAGTCCAAAGACAAGAAGTCTGCCCTTCACTTTGCTgcaca ATATGGGCGCatcaacacctgccacaggTTGCTGGAGTCCATCACAGACTCTCGTCTGCTAAACGAAGGTGATGAGCGAGGCCTGACTCCGCTCCATTTGGCTTCGAAGGCTGGGCACACCAAGGTGGTTCAGTTGTTGCTGCGCAAAGGAGCTCTCTTTCACAG TGATTACAAAGGCTGGAGTTGTCTACACCATGCTGCCTCTGAAGGATACACACAAACTATGGATATACTGCTCTCTGCAAATCCCAAGTTATTGGATAAAACCGATGAGGATGGG AACACTGCACTCCATATCGCTGCGAGATCTGGACATGTGGCTGCAGTCAGAATGATGCTGGTCAGAGGGGCTGAGATTGTGTTGAACAAGAATGACACTTCCTTTCTTCACGAAGCGCTGCAGAACGGGAGAAAAGAAGTGGCCAATGCTGTAATTGACAGCGAAAG GATTGAGGAGGCTTTGCAACAGTTTGCTCCCGGTTCCACCCAACGATGCCCCATTCTTGACATGATTGAATTTCTGCCTGAGTGCTACaag CATCTGCTTGACCGCTGCATGAGGGAGTCTGATGATGATCACAACAGCCCTGAATACCAT ATTGAATATGATTTCAGATGGCTGCAGGCTCCCATTTCACAGACGTTGAGTGAGCAGGGCTATGCTCCTAAGCCACTAGCTGCAGTCAAT GCAATGGTGCAATATAACCGCATTGAGCTCCTCAACCACCCAGTCTGCAAAAAGTATCTGGGAATGAAATG gGTTGCCTATGGGAGCAAAGCTCATGTGCTCAACATGTTTCTGTACCTGTTAGGGCTACTGCCCTTAACAAACCTAATAGTGACCCTTCGACCCTCTGTAAACACCACCGAGGCAGGCGAACTCGACATCATCATGGTTCCCACTTCATTCACAGAG caaAGTATGTTCTTGTCATTCTGCATGGTGATGGTCTTGATCGCCAACATCTATTCTATTGGAAAAGAAGTGGTACAAATAACACAGCAG CGCTGGAGTTACTTCAGGGACGGTTCGAACCAGATTGACTGGATGTCGGCCATCTGCTCTCTTTTGTTCGTCATTCCCCTCATGGTCAACGCAGAAGGTTCTTGGCACTGGCAAGCAGGCGCAATAGCAGTTTTAAACTCCTGGATTGGGTTTCTCCTTTATCTCCAGAG GTTTGAGGGTGTTGGCATTTATGTTGTGATGTTTGGGGAGATCATGAGGACATTGCTCCGTAttgtgatgctgtttgtgtATCTAATGTTGGCGTTCAGTTTAGCGTTCCACGCTCTGATGCTCAACCAG AAAGAGTTTAACAGTGTGCCACTCTCTGTGATTCAAACCTTTGTGATGATGGTCGGAGAGTTGAACTACCAGAACAACTTCCTGGATGCTTATTTGAACAATGAGCTTCCATTTGGTTTCTTGACGTATGCCATTTTCGTGAACTTTGTTCTGCTCATGCCAATCCTCTTGGTGAACCTGATG ATTGGTTTAGCAGTCGGAGACATTGCTGAAGTTCAGAGAAATGCTTCCCTGAAACGAATAGCGATGCAG ATTGATCTCCACACATCCCTCGAAGACAAGCTCCCTTACTGGTTTATGAAGCGAGTGGACAAACCCTCAGTCACCATCTACCCCAATCGCAAATGCTCCAAG CACTTcctaaaacaaattatttctgGTGAGGACGAAAGAAGTGAGGTCTGGACTCGTCTGCAGTCCAAAACACAGAGCTGCACATTTGTGGAGAATGAGCTCAAAAGGCAGAAGACCAG GATGAAAGAAATGTCAGGCATGTTGGAGAAGCAGCACTGCCTCCTGAAGCTCATCATCCAGAAGATGGAAATCTCCTCTGAGGCCGAGGAGTCCGATGGCCCTGTGACAGCCAAAGGCAGCATGTGGCCCAGCTTGGCTCATG